AGGGTATTCGTGAGGAGAATTCGCCGTGCCAAGGTTTCGAGAACACTGTCGCGCAGGCGCCCGACGGACTCTTCCTGAGCTGCGTGGCCAGTGACGGATCGGCCAGGTGGCTCCGTGGCGACCTCTGAGCGTGCGGTCGCGGTGACCGCATTCGTCGCCGCCCTCGGCGCGGGCCTTGCGTTGGCGACACCGTCACACGCCGACGAGGCCCCCATGATGCATCGCGTGACCTATACGGTCACCGCCGAGCAGCCGACGACCGTCGGCATCTACTTCCGCGAGGTCGACCCGCCGACGTGGGCGGATTACAGCCACAATCCTTACGAATTCAGCCCCAAGGACGATCTGACGCTGGAACCGGGCAAGCCCTGGGTCCGCGAGACCACGCTCGCCGACCCGATGAAGTGGGCCATGGTCACCGTCACCACGGCCGGCCTGGCCCCGCAAACTCCGGCGACCCTGACGTGCGAAATGGCCATCGACGGAATCGTCGTCGACCGCGCTGCCGGGGCCAAAGGGGCGTTGTGTTCGCTGCGGAACTGGTGAGGGAGCCGTTCACCAGGCATGGATTTGTCCGCTGGGTGGGACATCGGGCCGGGCACGCTCAGCTGCCGCACTACCGTGTGGCAGCAGTCACATCGGCCATGAGGCGCCCGCGGTAATCGGCGTCATTCGCGACCGGCCGATACCAACCGGAGGTGCACTATGCGGTTACTCAGCCGCTCCGACCAGGAAACTGACCAGGAAACTGAGGCAGCCGTGCTCGACGATGCCGTCGACGTCACGCCGTCGGCCGAATCCGAAACCGACGATCCCGGGGACGCCGGCGAAGCGCCACGTGAAAAACGCAGCCGGCGTCCGCGGCTCGCGACGTTGCTCGCCGGCGCCGCCATCCTGGTCAGCGGCGCGCTGATCGCGGCAGGCGGATACGTGATCTGGTACCACCAGCAAGCCGACCGCGAACAGCAGCGTCGCGCGGAATTCGCGGCTGCTGCCTCGCAAGCCGCCGTCACCTTGATGTCGATCGACAGCGCCACGGCCCAGGACAACGTCCGGCAGATCCTCGACAACTCGACCGGACAGTTCAAGGCCGACATCGAGTCTTCCTCCGAAGACCTGGTGAAAGCGGCGCAGGACTCGAAGGCGACGACGAAGGCCACGGTCGGAGCCTCTGCGGTGCAGTCGATGGACGGGGACTCCGCAGTCGTCCTCGTCAGTACGTCGACCACGGTGAGCAACTCGGCCGGGGCGAATCAGCAGCCACGGAACTGGCGCCTGAGCGTCACCATGGTCAAAGACGGGGAACAGATCAAGATGTCGAAGGTGGAGTTCATCCCGTGAGCACAGCCACAGCAGAAGACACCTCAGAAGCCACCCCCGAAGTCGATGTCGTCGAAGGCATCTCGGCCGGTGACGTGGTCGCCGAGGAGAGTGCCCAGCCCCAGGAGCGGTGGATCCATCGGCTGGCCCGGCAGTGGCGACCGATCGCGGTCGTCTGCGTACTGCTGGCCTCGGCGAGCTCCGCGGCGGCGCTCTACTTCGGCATGTACCGCGTCGATCACGGCATCGCCGGATCGTCCACGACGGTGATCGACGCGGCGTCCGAAGGTTCGGTGGCGCTGTTGTCCTATGCGCCAGACAGTTTGGACAAGGACTTCGCCGACGCACGATCTCGGTTGACCGGTGACTTCCTGACGTACTACAGCGAGTTCGCCGACAAGTTCGTGGCGCCGGCCGCCAAACAGAAGGACATCCGCGCCACCGCCACGGTCGTTCGCGCGGCGCCGATCACGGTGCAGGCCGACACCGCGGAGGTCCTGGTCTACCTGAACCAGGCGACGACGAGCCGCGACAACCCCGAACCGGCGCAGGCCGCCAGCGCCGTGAAAGTGGGACTCACGAAACTCGACGGAAAGTGGCTGATCTCGTCGTTCAACCCGATCTAGCGGCCGAACGGTAGGGTCGCGGCGAGGAGGTGACCCAGTGTCTGAACTGGACGCGCTCGCCGCGAACCGGGCCAACTGGGATGACCGGGCCGACGTGCATGCCCGGTCCCAGATGTACGACGTGGCCGGGTTTCTGGCCGATCCCACCGACATCTCGCGGGTCGTGCGCAACGACCTCGAGGTGCTCGCGCCGCATCTGCCGGGCAGCGGCGTGACGGGCCGGTCGCTCCTGCACCTGCAATGTCACATCGGCACCGACACGGTGTCCTGGGCCAGGCTGGGTGCGCGCGACGTACACGGAGTCGACCTGTCGCCGAATTCGCTGCGGCATGCGGCCCGGATCGCCGAGGCGGACGGCCGTGAGATCACCTGGGTAGAGGGCGATGCCCGGTTCGCGTCGGCCTTGATCCAGCGGCGCTTCGAGACCGTGGTGACCAGTGCCGGAACCATCGTGTGGCTACCGGAACTCGCCAACTGGGCCCGGTCGATCCACGACCTGCTCGAGCCGGGCGGGGTGTTCCTGATCCGCGACGACCATCCCATCCTGAGCGCGATGGACTTCGAGCCGTGGGATGTCACCGACGACTACCTCAGCGGCGGTGGCGCGCGAACCTACGACGACGCGGGGACGTACACCGAAAACTCTGACGGTCTGATCACGCACGTGCGCAACCACGAATGGC
Above is a window of Mycolicibacterium boenickei DNA encoding:
- a CDS encoding class I SAM-dependent methyltransferase, whose product is MSELDALAANRANWDDRADVHARSQMYDVAGFLADPTDISRVVRNDLEVLAPHLPGSGVTGRSLLHLQCHIGTDTVSWARLGARDVHGVDLSPNSLRHAARIAEADGREITWVEGDARFASALIQRRFETVVTSAGTIVWLPELANWARSIHDLLEPGGVFLIRDDHPILSAMDFEPWDVTDDYLSGGGARTYDDAGTYTENSDGLITHVRNHEWRHDLSEVVTSLLRAGLVIEALAELPYMDWQAFPALVPCTEGWALPPEAPRIPLNFAVVARRPRRARRVPAGWCSGCRHRRQRCRRC
- a CDS encoding twin-arginine translocation pathway signal, whose translation is MSTATAEDTSEATPEVDVVEGISAGDVVAEESAQPQERWIHRLARQWRPIAVVCVLLASASSAAALYFGMYRVDHGIAGSSTTVIDAASEGSVALLSYAPDSLDKDFADARSRLTGDFLTYYSEFADKFVAPAAKQKDIRATATVVRAAPITVQADTAEVLVYLNQATTSRDNPEPAQAASAVKVGLTKLDGKWLISSFNPI